One Brassica napus cultivar Da-Ae chromosome C2, Da-Ae, whole genome shotgun sequence DNA window includes the following coding sequences:
- the LOC106422606 gene encoding probable mediator of RNA polymerase II transcription subunit 26b isoform X2, with translation MKPPASLDHWRDYFRRADSDIFQIIDHAIMVAAADSPIKFKSRRDKIAELLFSCRVARCNGCDHLELSIPGEDTAAGGGGSKESNNQIVGNNYSYEDDEAEALSDAIEEFSIVSKEVVRIKEVLINKDHETHEVIIESLRKLKLMSLDVDILKSTEIGKAVNGLRKHGSDQIRQLAKTLIAEWKELVDQWVNTTKDIAGAGGTPESANPSVVDEEEEEEGAFPSLPYDVDIFTPEANGFEMLNGDFFDSLDFDGNPCDSEEYNTSREHERRKTQKRRPEGGIQMRIQDASFRSIKPSSLADRTRRPLKQEQKRKAPGPQQEKLKGLGADAKFEFAKRKLQESYQHHENAKKQRTIQVLETIPKQGGAAQKPQLKRPGMNNRNWSNGRK, from the exons ATGAAGCCACCAGCTTCGTTAGATCACTGGAGAGACTATTTCCGCCGAGCAGACTCCGATATTTTCCAGATCATCGATCACGCCATCATGGTCGCCGCCGCAGATTCCCCGATCAAATTCAAATCGAGAAGAGACAAAATCGCCGAGCTTCTCTTCTCCTGCAGAGTCGCTCGCTGCAACGGATGCGACCACCTCGAGCTCTCAATTCCCGGCGAAGATACGGCGGCTGGTGGTGGTGGGAGTAAAGAGAGCAATAATCAGATTGTTGGGAATAATTATAGTTATGAAGACGATGAAGCTGAGGCCTTGAGCGATGCGATCGAAGAGTTTTCTATTGTTTCTAAGGAGGTTGTTAGGATCAAAGAGGTCTTGATCAACAAAGACCACgag acaCACGAAGTGATAATTGAATCTCTGAGGAAGTTAAAGTTGATGTCTTTGGATGTGGATATACTCAAG AGTACTGAGATAGGAAAGGCTGTTAATGGGCTTAGGAAACATGGTTCTGATCAGATTCGCCAGCTGGCAAAGACTCTCATTGC AGAGTGGAAGGAGCTGGTTGATCAATGGGTGAACACTACAAAAGATATAGCTG GTGCTGGAGGTACACCAGAGTCTGCGAATCCGTCTGTAgttgatgaggaagaagaagaagaaggagcgtTTCCGTCGCTTCCTTATGATGTTGATATCTTTACACCCGAAGCTAACGGTTTTGAGATGTTAAATGGGGACTTCTTTGATTCACTAGATTTTGATGGAA ATCCTTGTGATTCTGAGGAATATAACACAAGCCGAGAACACGAAAGAAGAAAAACACAGAAGAGAAGACCTGAGGGAGGAATACAAATGAGGATACAAGACGCTTCTTTTAGATCTATCAAGCCATCGTCATTAGCTGATAGGACTAGGAGACCTCTTAAGCAAGAACAGAAGAGGAAAGCTCCAGGACCTCAACAAGAA AAACTTAAAGGTCTTGGCGCAGACGCAAAGTTTGAGTTTGCTAAGAGGAAGCTTCAAGAGAGCTACCAACATCATGAGAACG CCAAGAAGCAGAGAACAATACAAGTACTCGAGACGATCCCAAAGCAAGGTGGTGCTGCTCAGAAACCGCAACTCAAGAGACCTGGAATGAACAACAGGAATTGGTCAAACGGGCGTAAATAG
- the LOC106422606 gene encoding probable mediator of RNA polymerase II transcription subunit 26b isoform X1 yields MKPPASLDHWRDYFRRADSDIFQIIDHAIMVAAADSPIKFKSRRDKIAELLFSCRVARCNGCDHLELSIPGEDTAAGGGGSKESNNQIVGNNYSYEDDEAEALSDAIEEFSIVSKEVVRIKEVLINKDHETHEVIIESLRKLKLMSLDVDILKSTEIGKAVNGLRKHGSDQIRQLAKTLIAEWKELVDQWVNTTKDIAEGAGGTPESANPSVVDEEEEEEGAFPSLPYDVDIFTPEANGFEMLNGDFFDSLDFDGNPCDSEEYNTSREHERRKTQKRRPEGGIQMRIQDASFRSIKPSSLADRTRRPLKQEQKRKAPGPQQEKLKGLGADAKFEFAKRKLQESYQHHENAKKQRTIQVLETIPKQGGAAQKPQLKRPGMNNRNWSNGRK; encoded by the exons ATGAAGCCACCAGCTTCGTTAGATCACTGGAGAGACTATTTCCGCCGAGCAGACTCCGATATTTTCCAGATCATCGATCACGCCATCATGGTCGCCGCCGCAGATTCCCCGATCAAATTCAAATCGAGAAGAGACAAAATCGCCGAGCTTCTCTTCTCCTGCAGAGTCGCTCGCTGCAACGGATGCGACCACCTCGAGCTCTCAATTCCCGGCGAAGATACGGCGGCTGGTGGTGGTGGGAGTAAAGAGAGCAATAATCAGATTGTTGGGAATAATTATAGTTATGAAGACGATGAAGCTGAGGCCTTGAGCGATGCGATCGAAGAGTTTTCTATTGTTTCTAAGGAGGTTGTTAGGATCAAAGAGGTCTTGATCAACAAAGACCACgag acaCACGAAGTGATAATTGAATCTCTGAGGAAGTTAAAGTTGATGTCTTTGGATGTGGATATACTCAAG AGTACTGAGATAGGAAAGGCTGTTAATGGGCTTAGGAAACATGGTTCTGATCAGATTCGCCAGCTGGCAAAGACTCTCATTGC AGAGTGGAAGGAGCTGGTTGATCAATGGGTGAACACTACAAAAGATATAGCTG AAGGTGCTGGAGGTACACCAGAGTCTGCGAATCCGTCTGTAgttgatgaggaagaagaagaagaaggagcgtTTCCGTCGCTTCCTTATGATGTTGATATCTTTACACCCGAAGCTAACGGTTTTGAGATGTTAAATGGGGACTTCTTTGATTCACTAGATTTTGATGGAA ATCCTTGTGATTCTGAGGAATATAACACAAGCCGAGAACACGAAAGAAGAAAAACACAGAAGAGAAGACCTGAGGGAGGAATACAAATGAGGATACAAGACGCTTCTTTTAGATCTATCAAGCCATCGTCATTAGCTGATAGGACTAGGAGACCTCTTAAGCAAGAACAGAAGAGGAAAGCTCCAGGACCTCAACAAGAA AAACTTAAAGGTCTTGGCGCAGACGCAAAGTTTGAGTTTGCTAAGAGGAAGCTTCAAGAGAGCTACCAACATCATGAGAACG CCAAGAAGCAGAGAACAATACAAGTACTCGAGACGATCCCAAAGCAAGGTGGTGCTGCTCAGAAACCGCAACTCAAGAGACCTGGAATGAACAACAGGAATTGGTCAAACGGGCGTAAATAG